A window of the Hypomesus transpacificus isolate Combined female chromosome 8, fHypTra1, whole genome shotgun sequence genome harbors these coding sequences:
- the cul2 gene encoding cullin-2 yields the protein MSLKPRVVDFDETWNKLLTTIKAVVMLDYVERATWNDRFSDIYALCVAYPEPLGERLYTETKVFLENHVGQLYKKVLESEEKVLVMYHRYWEEYSKGADYMDCLYRYLNTQFIKKNKLTEADLQYGYGGVDLNEPLMEIGELALDMWRKLMIEPLQAVLIRMLLNEIKNDRCGEDPNQKVIHGVINSFVHVEQYKKKFPLKFYQEIFEGPFLTKTGEYYKQEASNLLQESNCSQYMEKVLGRLKDEEVRCRKYLHPSSYAKVIHECQQRMVADHLQFLHGECQNIIRQEKREDMANMYTLLRAVASGLPHMIQELQIHIHDEGLRATSNLSQENMPTLFVESVLEVHSKFVQLINTVLNGDQHFMSALDKALTSVVNYREPKSICKAPELLAKYCDNLLKKSAKGMTENEVEDKLTSFITVFKYIDDKDVFQKFYARMLAKRLIHGLSLSMDSEEAMINKLKQACGYEFTSKLHRMYTDMSVSADLNNKFNNFIKTQDTVVDLGISFQIYVLQAGAWPLTHVPSSTFAIPQELEKSVQMFEMFYNQHFSGRKLTWLHYLCTGEVKMNYLSKPYVAMVTTYQMAVLLAFNSGTTAGYKELQDSTQMNEKELQKTIRSLLDVKMLNHDSQKEEIEPESTFSLNMSFTSKRTKFKITTSMQKDTPQEMEQTRSAVDEDRKMYLQAAIVRIMKARKLLRHNALIQEVINQSKARFNPSIAMIKKCIEVLIDKQYIERSQSSADEYSYVA from the exons ATGTCCTTGAAGCCGCGGGTGGTGGATTTCGATGAGACATGGAACAAGCTTCTGACAACGATCAAGGCAGTTGTGATGCTTGACTATGTGGAGAGGGCGACGTGGAACGACCGCTTCTC TGACATTTATGCCTTGTGTGTCGCATACCCGGAGCCACTAGGGGAAAGATTGTACACAGAGACAAAAGTGTTTCTGGAGAACCATGTCGGACAGTTATACAAG AAAGTTCTGGAGTCAGAGGAGAAGGTTTTAGTGATGTACCACAGATACTGGGAGGAGTATAGTAAGGGAGCAGACTACATGGATTGCTTGTATAG GTACCTGAACACACAGTTCATAAAGAAGAACAAGCTCACCGAGGCAGACTTGCAGTATGGCTATGGCGGGGTCGACCTGAACGAACCACTTATGGAAATCGGGGAG CTGGCACTCGATATGTGGAGGAAGTTGATGATTGAGCCCCTTCAAGCCGTTCTGATCCGCATGCTGCTGAACGAAATCAAGAA CGATCGGTGTGGTGAGGATCCCAACCAGAAAGTAATCCACGGCGTCATCAACTCCTTTGTTCATGTTGAACAGTACAAGAAAAAGTTTCCTCTAAAG TTTTATCAGGAAATCTTCGAAGGGCCGTTTCTAACAAAAACAGGAGAGTACTACAAGCAAGAAGCCTCCAATTTACTGCAAGAGTCCAATTGTTCACAGTATATGGAAAAG gtGTTGGGCCGGTTGAAAGATGAGGAAGTGAGGTGTCGGAAGTACCTGCACCCTAGCTCCTATGCCAAAGTCATCCATGAATGCCAACAGAGGATGGTGGCAGACCACCTGCAGTTCCTCCACGGGGAGTGTCAGAACATCATccggcaggagaagagagagg ATATGGCCAACATGTACACCCTGCTCCGGGCTGTGGCCAGTGGCCTACCTCACATGATCCAGGAACTCCAGATCCACATCCACGACGAGGGCCTTCGGGCCACCAGTAACCTCTCTCAGGAAAAC ATGCCAACTCTGTTTGTGGAGTCCGTGTTGGAGGTTCACAGTAAATTTGTTCAGCTCATTAACACGGTGCTGAACGGGGATCAGCACTTTATGAGCGCACTTGATAAG GCTTTGACATCAGTGGTAAACTACAGAGAGCCCAAATCCATTTGCAAAGCCCCAGAACTG CTTGCCAAGTATTGTGACAATCTGCTGAAGAAATCCGCCAAGGGGATGACGGAGAACGAGGTGGAGGACAAGCTGACCAGCTTCATCACAGTGTTCAAGTACATAGACGACAAGGACGTGTTTCAGAAG tttTACGCCAGAATGCTTGCAAAGAGGTTAATACAtggcctgtctctgtctatggACTCGGAAGAAGCCATGATCAACAAACTAAAG CAAGCGTGCGGTTATGAGTTCACTAGCAAGCTCCACCGAATGTACACAGACATGAGCGTCAGCGCCGACCTCAACAACAAATTCAATAACTTTATCAAGACCCAGGACACGGTGGTGGACCTGGGGATCAGTTTCCAGATCTACGTATTACAG GCTGGAGCCTGGCCCCTCACACATGTCCCTTCTTCTACGTTTGCCATCCCCCAGGAGTTGGAGAAGAGTGTACAGATG TTTGAGATGTTCTATAATCAACACTTCAGCGGGAGGAAGTTGACTTGGCTACACTATCTCTGCACAG GCGAGGTCAAGATGAACTACCTGTCCAAGCCCTACGTAGCCATGGTGACCACCTACCAGATGGCCGTGCTTCTGGCCTTCAACAGCGGCACCACGGCAGGCTACAAGGAGCTGCAGGACAGCACGCAGATGAACGAGAAGGAGCTGCAGAAGACCATCAGGTCCCTGCTGGACGTCAAGATGCTCAACCACGACTCCCAGAAG GAGGAGATCGAGCCCGAATCCACGTTTTCGCTAAATATGAGTTTTACCAGTAAAAGAACAAAGTTCAAGATCACGACGTCGATGCAGAAAGACACACCACAG gagatggagcagaCGAGGAGTGCTGTGGACGAGGACCGCAAAATGTATTTACAAGCTGCTATCGTGCGAATCATGAAGGCGCGCAAACTGCTCCGACACAACGCCCTCATccaggag gtcaTCAACCAGTCCAAAGCCAGATTCAACCCCAGTATCGCCATGATCAAGAAGTGCATCGAGGTGCTGATCGACAAGCAGTACATCGAGCGCAGCCAGAGCTCAGCGGACGAGTACAGCTACGTGGCATGA
- the LOC124470281 gene encoding cAMP-responsive element modulator-like, giving the protein MVVTERDDTESAATGDMSAYQLQTPTSSLPQGVVMAGSPGPTRNPHQLVEDATRKREVRLMKNREAARECRRKKKEYVKCLENRVAVLENQNKTLIEELKALKDMYHKSH; this is encoded by the exons ATGGTTGTTACCGAGAGAGATGACACGGAGTCTG CTGCCACCGGTGACATGTCGGCCTACCAGCTCCAGACTCCCACCTCCAGTCTGCCCCAGGGCGTGGTGATGGCGGGCTCCCCCGGCCCCACACGCAACCCTCATCAGCTGGTCGAGGACGCCACGCGCAAGAGGGAGGTCCGTCTCATGAAGAACCG GGAGGCTGCTCGCGAGTGTCGCCGGAAGAAGAAAGAATATGTCAAATGTCTCGAAAACCGAGTGGCAGTCCTTGAAAACCAAAACAAGACTCTTATTGAAGAACTTAAGGCTCTAAAAGACATGTATCACAAATCACACTGA